The following nucleotide sequence is from Stigmatopora argus isolate UIUO_Sarg chromosome 18, RoL_Sarg_1.0, whole genome shotgun sequence.
GGGAGCATCATTTGCCTCTTCCAGATCACCACGTCGGCCGGCTGGGACGGGCTCCTTCTCCCGATGCTCAACAGGGAGCCCCCCGACTGCGACCCCGACTTTGAGAACCCTGGCACGGACGTCCGAGGCAACTGCGGCAGTCCGGGTTTGGGCATGGTGTTCTTCACCAGCTACATCATCATTTCCTTCCTGGTCGTGGTCAACATGTACATCGCCATCATTTTGGAGAACTTCAACGTGGCGCAGGAGGAAAGCGGCGACGCGCTGTGCGAGGAGGACTTTGAGATGTTCAACGAAACGTGGGAGAAGTTCGACAAGGACGGCACCATGTTCATCGAGTACGCCCGCCTCTCGGATTTTTGCGACGCGCTACAGGAACCGTTGAGGGTCGCTAAGCCCAACCGCCTTCGCCTGATCCAAATGGACCTTCCGCTGGTCATCGGCGACCGCATCCACTGCTTGGACGTCTTGATGGCCGTCATCGAGATGGTCCTGGGAGACACTTTGGAAATGGCGGCCATGCGGGAGAGCATTAAGACCAAGTTCCTTCAGAGCAACCCGACCTCGGACTCTTTCGCGCCTATCACCACCACCGTACGCCACAAGGAGGAGGAACGCGCCGCCCTCGTCATCCAGCGGGCCTATCGGCGCCACCTGCTGCGACGCGGACTGCGCCACGCTGCCTTCCTGCATCGAGCCAAAAAGGGGGTGGCGCAGGATCAGGACACAGCGGAGAGGGAGGGACTCATTGCACGCAAAATGGAAGATCTATATGGAAAGTACTCCAACTTCGCCAAGGACAAAACATGGAAAAATTCGGCGGCACCAGGAACACAACGTGGTCCTGCCGCTTCTGTCGTACATTTACCTGCGGAAATCACTAAAGAGGTGGTACTTCATTCTGCACCTCAACCGAATCGAGGCCTTGGCGGTCTCCGGAAAAAACTCAAAGAATCGCATTTCTAACCAAAGCCAGTTTTTTACTCAGTAACTTTGCAGGATCTAGGGCTGCATTTGTTTCAACTGCATTTTGTCGACACTTTTACCCAATCAAAAGAGCTAAATCCTTCAAGGAAGGGAAAGACAGCACATTTATCATGTGAATCTTGTTTAACAATAACCACAGACTTTAATTTTGCTTATGTGGAATAGAATGGTGTTTTGCACGATACCATTTTTTGGCCTCACAatttttattctctttatttTGTGCCCTGATTAACATCAACATAATAGGTTAATAAGTATTTCTTATCCTGTTTTCCATTATTTCGGTGGGGTTATTATCGGGCAATACAGATACTATACCGAAACCTAAGTCTTTTAATACTAAATTCTTGCATACTCACTTGATGTAAAGTAAATTGACATCTATTAGCGAATAAATAATTGGTGGGAGGGTGCATCCTGACCAGGGGAAgaggaaattgatttttttaacctcaTTAACAGCGCTAGACTTCCAATCAAGTCAATTTTGGTCATTCATAAAATGTGTTGTCTTTCCCTCTAAAACACTTTATGATGTACGCAAGAAGGATCCATGTTGCTGCTCATTAGCGGTGGCTAACATTTAGCAAGACCCACTTGAATATTGCACTGTTGCACGTTTATTTTTAGGCCCTCCAGGTccaattgcagccaatgaggaTGATGGACGTCTAAAAGAGAACATCAATCAACGTGCATGATGGATAGATGTTTTTGTCCATTTCCCGTTGTCGTGCCAGGAGACCTTAAAAGGGCAGCACTCATGTTTACATGTCCATATGATATTAATAATTTTATTAATAGTTCGACTCATCAAGTCGCTTTTGGCTTCACGTGGACGCTGTTGCGGCTTTCTGAGGGTCGTTTTACTTTGTCTTAATTGAAAATGTCTTACTTTCAATATTATTGACATACACAGACATTGTTGTGTCCATGCTTGGGTGTGTGTATAGTTTCTATGTAATATGCCAttaagaaaaacacacacataaataatgTAGTGTTTAGTAAAGGGAATTCATTCGGCTCCCAAACAGCTCCTCgggatattttttgtttgttgctttAATCACTATTTTACCAAAAATGATGTAACATTAtgcacaaaaagaaataataaataatttttaaaaaagtactaCACTACTAGATTATAATACCCTTTATTTTTTCACTCTACAGTAAACTTTAACATGCAATTTAACATTTGTTTCTTATTAATAGCTTCTGAACCGTGGCATATTTAAAAATTGGCAATAAGTACTTGTAACATAACTGttcttttttgttacaaataaaaCGTTAAGTATATGTACTGATCTGGCCTGtttttaaataagtaatgtGACAAGTTGCctgtaatgataataataattcgtTTAGGCGTGCCGCCCTCTTATTTGCATCCTCACAAGGGAAACGGTGACTGTTCTCCTCCACTGCATGTCAACAAATTTTCCTCCAGAGATATCagcatttctattcatttttttttcagtacttgTATCGTCGCATCATGCGCTGGTTTCTATTTGGATTTTGTGCTCTGGTTATAATCAACGTGCCAGGTAAATAAGTATTTCTtaccttttttgtgtgttatttgGGGGTTTGCTTGATTTCCTGGACATCTGGAGGAAAGGGGAAGTTAGTCTTGATAGTCACCTTATTATAGCTATTGTTTCAAATATATACTTTAGCTCAGTTACACTGTATGTATACAGAAagtgtatataaatatgaacGGTATAACGCAATAGAtggcaaaatattcatttaaatgtctaaCTTGTAGTAAGATGGAGGCTAATTTTATACAGTAAAAAGCTTCCCtgtttaaaaatgcaatatcGAACTGCAGGAATATACGGCAAGTACTGGCTCCTAACTTCTATTTTGCTTTTCTCAACTTAGCTGCTCTGGGCCGCCAGTTCTCCATCGCTCAGAAGCCGCGCTTCTACGGCGTGCGACCCAACCGGTTTGTCACCATCTATTGCGCATCCTCCCACCAGCACCTCCCAGCAAAGGTGTGCTGGTTCAAGGCCACCCGCTATGACCAGGACGCCGCTCAAAGGCAGCCCCTGAAAGACGCCATGACTCGCGACAAGGACTTCACGGTCAATGCCTTCCTCATCCTGCACGATTTGACCCTGGAGGACAGTGGCATCTACTTCTGCCGCATCAATGACACGTGGGGATCAGGCACTCAGCTGCAAGTTGCCAGTAGGTTCAACGCCATAATGCATAcctttcaacctcggccaattgctccccttattaatgattgcaattccccttattcagcgataaaaaacaatatacaaatgcaacgcggcacatgtTTACTCacagggcacacataaaagcTTCTTTTCATTTCTACTTTGCACAAAGATGTCAAAAGTTTAAATGGAATTGAtcttatatttaattttaaaaattcacatttcaaTTTCTTGCAACAGGGCTTGTCAACAGAGCACAGGCACTGCGTCGAAGCAACATGAAAGACGCCCTAATAGTCCTGGAGGGTCTGATGCTGGCCGCCATTGTGACACTTTTGCTTCAACGCCATCGTAAAATGGTGAGAAGTCAAAGAAACTGAGCGCTTTGCACATTTAGCTTTAGTTCGTCGTCACATGAAATCATTTAGGGCCATCCCAAAAAAAGTCAGCCATCTTAATTTGGCTTTCTGTCACATTCATTCTTGTTTTCTAGGTCCTAAGAAGAGAGCGCATCTACGAGGAGCCCAAAATAGAGCACATCTACGAGGTGAGTTTAACCAggttttgatgatttttttgatgaaaagttATGTGGTCAGCCGagatcagctccagcaccccggggCCCTGACCAGCATAAGCGGTGGTGAAGTGAacttaatgatttttttgatgaaaagttATGTGGTCAGCCGagatcagctccagcaccccggggCCCTGACCAGCATAAGCGGTGGTGAAGTGAATTTATATGGTGGACAACTTCCAATGTGCACGCGTGTGTCTGCACAGGGATTGACCATCGAAGGATACGGACGGGGGGACTTGTACGAGGAGCTGTCTGTGTACGCCGAGGTCGAGGACGGTGTCGAGGCACCGTGGGAGTGACCGATAATTCTGTCTTCTAAAAGTGATTCAATAAAAACGAAAGACCTTTGGAAGCACGAGAGTTTACAAACCTCCAAATTCAGTGAATGCACCATTGCTCACTTGTGTCGTGTCCCTGACACTGTGTTGCCTTTGTGTACACTTGTAACTATCAATTTAAACTTCAAACAAAAGCTATGTATTTTGACAAACGATGATAATATTCGTGATTTAGCTATGAGATTACATGCACTATCACTGATTATGAAATACAATGATTTCAAACTGAATTTTAAATGTTGGTGTTTTCCAATTAGAATAACGCTGATAGGAAAACATCCCACAGTCTTTAAACACATCTCTTTCCAGTGAGGCGGAGATTCGCCGTTCCCCTGTACACTACGTTCCCGTTTTGGTAAACAAACCGTCTGGCATTCGcattcattttattgttgtttagaAGTGTTTGAGGACGGAACGATGGCAGAAACTGGGAGAGACTGACTCAACCAAGCTTGCTTTCCCCCCCGATTGACATTTCAGCTGCAAGATGGAAAGTCAACTCTGCATCTCGGTGAGGACACGGCTAAGCTAGCTGTGACATGTAGCTGCTCGGTTAGTGTACAAGATCAAATTTTAAGTTTAACCTTACTGGATTTTCTTTAAATGTGAATTTTTAGTTTACCAAACCCTCTCTTGGAGTTTAAATACTTTCGTGGGTTGTCAGTGACTAAGAAttgttaatgtttttattgacaTTGCAGGAAGTAGACGAAAACTTAGCTCAACGAGTTACTTG
It contains:
- the cd79b gene encoding B-cell antigen receptor complex-associated protein beta chain, with translation MRWFLFGFCALVIINVPAALGRQFSIAQKPRFYGVRPNRFVTIYCASSHQHLPAKVCWFKATRYDQDAAQRQPLKDAMTRDKDFTVNAFLILHDLTLEDSGIYFCRINDTWGSGTQLQVARLVNRAQALRRSNMKDALIVLEGLMLAAIVTLLLQRHRKMVLRRERIYEEPKIEHIYEGLTIEGYGRGDLYEELSVYAEVEDGVEAPWE